Proteins encoded in a region of the Kryptolebias marmoratus isolate JLee-2015 linkage group LG14, ASM164957v2, whole genome shotgun sequence genome:
- the skp2 gene encoding S-phase kinase-associated protein 2 isoform X1: MAGGDGSGSAGSESTVVPLQDLPWTSLRSSRTRTKRRSRSCLGPGLDSECTPTESIQQSSPPRKVQLLVSRGKENRFVLARRSRRRRESASGVSWDHLPEELLLRIYMCLPLQNLLRASGVCRRWHRLAFDDSLWTSVDLEGLTHMGPALQQVLKTRVRRLRCPRAFVEDLQLAGSSLLQIVELDLSGSIIPTSVLQNVAGRCRRLRFLSLEGLRLSDDILGCLWKNPELLQLNLSGCSDVSAAAVGQLLRTCCRLEQLNVSWCSFGRDHVTSVVTNLSPTVCSLNLSGYRDTLTLDDLKLLVDRCPNVQTLDLSDSTLLTADSFLLLQQLKNLLHLSLSRCYHIHLAALSDLGRTLPSLRFLDVFGLVQDNQLLSLKKDMSHISINCRPFSCVARPTPAGRTGPLQPDRSMWGRTCRLRVPL; this comes from the exons ATGGCGGGCGGAGACGGGTCCGGTTCGGCAGGTTCTGAAAG CACCGTGGTTCCCCTGCAGGACCTGCCCTGGACCAGCCtgcggagcagcagaaccagaaccaagcgCCGGTCCCGGAGCTGCCTCGGTCCGGGTCTGGACTCTGAGTGCACCCCCACAGAGTCCATCCAGCAGAGCTCGCCTCCTCGGAAGGTCCAGCTGCTCGTCAGCCGGGGCAAGGAGAACCGGTTCGTTCTGGCCCGAaggtccaggaggaggagggagtcCGCCTCAG GTGTGTCGTGGGACCACCTGCCTGAAGAGCTGCTCCTCAGGATCTACATGTGCCTCCCCCTCCAGAACCTGCTGAGGGCTTCTGGGGTCTGCCGGCGCTGGCATCGCCTGGC GTTCGACGACTCCCTGTGGACCAGCGTGGACCTGGAGGGCCTGACCCACATGGGCCCGGCTCTGCAGCAGGTTCTGAAGACCAGAGTCCGGAGGCTGCGCTGTCCTCGGGCTTTTGTTGAAGATCTGCAGCTCGCAGGATCCAG CCTGCTGCAGATCGTGGAACTGGATCTGTCCGGCTCCATCATCCCGACCTCGGTTCTGCAGAACGTGGCGGGTCGCTGCAGACGGCTGCGGTTCCTGAGCCTGGAGGGTCTGCGGCTGTCTGATGACATCCTCGG CTGCCTGTGGAAGAACccggagctgctgcagctgaacctGAGCGGCTGCTCCGACGTCTCGGCTGCTGCTGTGGGCCAGCTGCTCCGGACCTGCTGCAG GTTGGAGCAGCTGAATGTGTCGTGGTGCAGCTTCGGCCGCGATCATGTGACCAGCGTGGTGACGAACCTGAGCCCGACGGTTTGCAGCCTGAACCTGAGCGGCTACAGAGACACCCTGACTCTGGACG acCTGAAGCTGCTGGTGGACAGATGTCCAAATGTCCAGACTCTGGACCTGAG tgacAGCACGCTGCTGACGGCCGACAGCTtcctgctcctccagcagctgaagaaTCTGCTCCACCTGTCTCTGAGTCGCTGCTACCACATCCACCTGGCTGCTCTCAG tgACCTGGGCAGGACGCTCCCGTCCCTCCGGTTCTTGGATGTCTTCGGTCTGGTCCAGGACAACCAGCTGCTGTCCCTGAAGAAGGACATGTCCCACATCAGCATCAACTGCAGACCCTTCTCCTGCGTGGCCCGGCCCACCCCGGCCGGCAGAACCGGCCCGCTCCAACCAGACCGCAGCATGTGGGGCCGGACGTGTCGGCTCCGGGTCCCGCTCTGA
- the skp2 gene encoding S-phase kinase-associated protein 2 isoform X2 has translation MADDSTVVPLQDLPWTSLRSSRTRTKRRSRSCLGPGLDSECTPTESIQQSSPPRKVQLLVSRGKENRFVLARRSRRRRESASGVSWDHLPEELLLRIYMCLPLQNLLRASGVCRRWHRLAFDDSLWTSVDLEGLTHMGPALQQVLKTRVRRLRCPRAFVEDLQLAGSSLLQIVELDLSGSIIPTSVLQNVAGRCRRLRFLSLEGLRLSDDILGCLWKNPELLQLNLSGCSDVSAAAVGQLLRTCCRLEQLNVSWCSFGRDHVTSVVTNLSPTVCSLNLSGYRDTLTLDDLKLLVDRCPNVQTLDLSDSTLLTADSFLLLQQLKNLLHLSLSRCYHIHLAALSDLGRTLPSLRFLDVFGLVQDNQLLSLKKDMSHISINCRPFSCVARPTPAGRTGPLQPDRSMWGRTCRLRVPL, from the exons ATGGCTGACGACAG CACCGTGGTTCCCCTGCAGGACCTGCCCTGGACCAGCCtgcggagcagcagaaccagaaccaagcgCCGGTCCCGGAGCTGCCTCGGTCCGGGTCTGGACTCTGAGTGCACCCCCACAGAGTCCATCCAGCAGAGCTCGCCTCCTCGGAAGGTCCAGCTGCTCGTCAGCCGGGGCAAGGAGAACCGGTTCGTTCTGGCCCGAaggtccaggaggaggagggagtcCGCCTCAG GTGTGTCGTGGGACCACCTGCCTGAAGAGCTGCTCCTCAGGATCTACATGTGCCTCCCCCTCCAGAACCTGCTGAGGGCTTCTGGGGTCTGCCGGCGCTGGCATCGCCTGGC GTTCGACGACTCCCTGTGGACCAGCGTGGACCTGGAGGGCCTGACCCACATGGGCCCGGCTCTGCAGCAGGTTCTGAAGACCAGAGTCCGGAGGCTGCGCTGTCCTCGGGCTTTTGTTGAAGATCTGCAGCTCGCAGGATCCAG CCTGCTGCAGATCGTGGAACTGGATCTGTCCGGCTCCATCATCCCGACCTCGGTTCTGCAGAACGTGGCGGGTCGCTGCAGACGGCTGCGGTTCCTGAGCCTGGAGGGTCTGCGGCTGTCTGATGACATCCTCGG CTGCCTGTGGAAGAACccggagctgctgcagctgaacctGAGCGGCTGCTCCGACGTCTCGGCTGCTGCTGTGGGCCAGCTGCTCCGGACCTGCTGCAG GTTGGAGCAGCTGAATGTGTCGTGGTGCAGCTTCGGCCGCGATCATGTGACCAGCGTGGTGACGAACCTGAGCCCGACGGTTTGCAGCCTGAACCTGAGCGGCTACAGAGACACCCTGACTCTGGACG acCTGAAGCTGCTGGTGGACAGATGTCCAAATGTCCAGACTCTGGACCTGAG tgacAGCACGCTGCTGACGGCCGACAGCTtcctgctcctccagcagctgaagaaTCTGCTCCACCTGTCTCTGAGTCGCTGCTACCACATCCACCTGGCTGCTCTCAG tgACCTGGGCAGGACGCTCCCGTCCCTCCGGTTCTTGGATGTCTTCGGTCTGGTCCAGGACAACCAGCTGCTGTCCCTGAAGAAGGACATGTCCCACATCAGCATCAACTGCAGACCCTTCTCCTGCGTGGCCCGGCCCACCCCGGCCGGCAGAACCGGCCCGCTCCAACCAGACCGCAGCATGTGGGGCCGGACGTGTCGGCTCCGGGTCCCGCTCTGA
- the LOC108228589 gene encoding protein SET — translation MSGSSAKVSKKENSNHDAGDETSEKEQQEAIEHIDEVQNEIDRLNEQASEEILKVEQKYNKLRQPFFQKRSELIAKIPNFWVTTFVNHPQVSALLGEEDEEALHYLSKVEVTEFEDIKSGYRIDFSFDENPYFENKALSKEFNVNESGDPVSKSTEIKWKTGKDLTKRTGQTQNKAGKKRQHEEPESFFTWFTDHSDSGADELGEVIKDDIWPNPLQYYLVPDMEDEEAEDDDEEEEEEGLEDIDEGEEEEGEDEDGEGEDGEDDGDDD, via the exons ATGTCGGGCTCATCGGCAAAAGTCAGCAAGAAGGAGAATTCAAATCACGACGCAGGAGATGAGACCTCCG AAAAGGAGCAGCAGGAAGCGATCGAACACATTGATGAAGTTCAGAATGAAATCGACAG ACTAAACGAACAGGCGAGCGAAGAGATCCTAAAAGTCGAGCAGAAGTACAACAAACTACGCCAGCCGTTCTTTCAGAAGCGATCAGAACTCATCGCCAAAATCCCAAACTTCTGGGTCACTACATTCGTCAACCATCCACAGG TCTCGGCTCTCCTGGGGGAGGAAGACGAAGAGGCTCTTCATTACCTGTCGAAGGTGGAGGTCACAGAGTTCGAGGACATCAAGTCTGGATACAGAATAGATTTT TCGTTTGATGAGAACCCGTACTTCGAGAACAAAGCTCTCTCCAAAGAGTTCAACGTCAACGAGAGCGGAGACCCCGTCTCCAAATCCACAGAGATCAAGTGGAAGACTGGGAAG GACCTGACCAAGCGGACCGGTCAGACGCAGAACAAAGCCGGGAAGAAGCGGCAGCACGAGGAGCCCGAGAGCTTCTTCACCTGGTTCACCGACCACTCGGACTCCGGCGCCGACGAGCTCGGCGAGGTGATCAAAGACGACATCTGGCCCAACCCCCTGCAGTACTACCTG GTTCCTGACATGGAGGATGAAGAGGCTGAGGATGacgatgaggaagaggaggaggagggtctggaGGACATCGATgaaggtgaagaagaggagggtgaAGATGAAGATGGTGAAGGGGAGGATGGAGAG gACGACGGTGACGATGACTGA